AATGCTGCCCACAGCAGTGGCAATACCTGCGGCTTTTGACTTGTtgcgcctttttttttttgtcagacaaacaaaaaactttgcgTTTACTTCTGTTTCAGTTGTTTAGCCAGGGTAACAGGTAAAAATCCTCAAACTTGAATATTGTCCGTATTCTTGTAGTTGGATTATATTTTGTGACCATACAGTCAGAAGAAGGCATCTACGAAtccataaagtaaatatattccaGATCAGACATTTTCGAACCATAAAATGATTATATGGTAAATCAGAAAACCGACACATAcaaatatctaaatatatgtttatagaAGGAAACTAGATTGTTTAAAAGGGCAAATCGGCGTTATGTTCGGGTTGTCCTATAGTCCCGCCCCAATCTCGGCTACTCTCactaattgttgtttttctcgCCAACAAAtaaaccccccccccctccccatcCAAAAGCTTCACACTTTTTTCAATGCAACTTTTgctgcaacaagaacaaaaaagttgtctGAAACAAACGGGCCAAAATAATTCAGcgagaaataaaaaactttattaagcattttgtttagcaacaTTTACCATGAAATAAATCACAAAACAGTTTATTCCAATTAACAGAGCAACAACAGTAAATGCAACTGAATTGAGTTATAGTGTTGGAAAACACACTTAATGAACCATCCACCATCCAAGTTGAAGCAACGACAAATTTATTAAAGTTCATTTGTACTTTGGGTAGAGCTGCGAGGCGTAGCTGCAGTATTGCAATCGGATAAGCGTAAGGGCattgcccggccttgcccggtTATGCCCAGGCTCGTGATCACACAAGGTGCACAATGCTGCCAGAGACCGTCTTAACATAAgtttaatttaacattaagCCTTGCCAAATTCTCATTCCCAAGCACAAAGTGCAGCCAGAAATTTCAACAAAACCAAATGAATTTTTGGGGATTTTTGCGTTCATAAGTTTACCAACACAACACATCATCAATTGAACAGCTGTTCCCAAATACTTGCCGTCGACGAAAATTTTGGTATATAAGACCCGGTTAAATGTGGCAAAGGCATCAAAGAGTTTCATTACgagaaataatacaaaatgcgCGCTGCTATCCTTATTGCTCTGCTTGTCTTGgtcgctgttgccgctgccaaaCGTCCTGGAGGAGGTCAAGGAGCTCAAGGAGGTCCTGGCGGTGCACAGGGTGGTCAGCAGGGAGGACCCCAAGGAGGACCCCAAGGAGGTCCTCAAGGAGGTCCACCAGGAGGTCCTTCCAACTCCACATCTACAACGGAAGCTGGCGATGTTTCCACCACAACAGAAGCTGATGCAGAGGCTTCTACTGATATTACATCCAAATAGTTTGAAGATCCCTCgaattttgatatatatgtatatactattcaaataaaaatcatctaTAAGCTCAAAACCTCCAAACAGATATCAAATATGTACTTTATATAGAGAGTCAAACCCATGAACGTAGTTGTACCCAAAACTTCAATGTTTCTGctgaattaattttttagttaACATGAGTTTggtttacatatatatttatgtttatttcgATCTTTATTTAAGATTAGATTCTTCCAATCAATTTcaaaactatatttaaaagttttcaGTTAAAGAGCTTGAAGCTTGAAAAGCTTTTCTGTCGATTCTCGTAAATTTCACTGGACTTTCAgctaatattcaaaaatatttgttcaagTTGGACGGAACACAATTAGGACAAATCTGACAGCGCTTCAGCTTAAGCTAAAAATCTTCGAACTAgttttcaaagctctatatTAAGAAAagctgaaattaaataaaagttttatgACAACTTTTTTTCaccaattttccacattttcGGACAAAAAGGGAAGAAAAGGCAATCGACATAGGTTAgattctttatatataaacaaaagtttaCGGTGTGCAgatgatatttattttaatttaaattatataagtatatacaataAGTTTAAGGACCTTCCAATTATTCGGAAGATGTAGTCGAATCCGTAGAAGCCTCTGCATCAGCTTCTGTTGTGTTGGAAACATCGCCAGCTTCCGTTGTAGATGTGGAGTTGGAAGGACCTCCTGGAGGACCTCCTTGCGGTCCTCCTTGGGGTCCTCCTTGCGGTCCTCCTTGCGGTCCTCCTTGGGGTCCTCCCTGCTGACCACCCTGTGCACCGCCAGGACCTCCTTGACCTCCTCCAGGACGTTTGGCAGCGGCTACAGCGACCAAGACAAGCAGAGCAATAAGGATAGCAGCGcgcattttgtattatttctcGTAATGAAACTCTTTGATGCATTTGCCACATTTAACCGGGTCTTATATACACAAATTTTCGTCGATGGAAAGTACGGATACTCGGAACACAGCTGTTCAATTGATGACGTGTTTTGTTGGCAAATTTACGTCACATGCCGAATGGAAAAATCCCCCAAAATTCTTTTGGCATTGTTATTGAAATTTCTGGCTTGGAAGTGGAAACTTAGCAAGGTCAAGGGCTTAATTGTTGCAGGAGTCGTATGTAGATTCAAATGAAGTCTGGCATTCTTTTTTACACAGAAAGAGACGCATATCGtctattaatttgtatatataaaggaagcataaacatatataccatatatatttatatttttatccATATCTGCACCTATATTAATCTCAAGacttataatataaaattgattCTTTGGAAATAAGTCTGTTGAACAATTTCTTGATCAACTTATCGTGCTGTCAGAACTTTTAAGaaagtataagtataaaatattcaaaattttaacaaGCCTAGACTTTTTCTAAAGTCAAAATTTCTCAactattgcaaatatttaaaatgagaAGAAATCTAACCATAGACTTTTTCTAATtggaaaattgatttcaattggtaaaaaacaaaatctttttattattttaatctCTCATAACctttaaacatatataataatatattatatattgtgaGTATATATAATCATAAGCTGTCCAAACTTTTAAGAACTTTTCTTCAAAGTGTTTGCACCTGCAGCACAGTTAAGTAGCAtgaccacgcccacacacacacacacacacacattattgGCTGATTGTGTTGTGCAGATAATTGGAAATTTAGCCAACATCTATTCTGGGGCCCTCCGGCCGCTCGCCCTGAATTGTGTGCTGGAAAATTGTttactatttaattttatttggtcAATTTCCGACAAACAACATGTTAACTTGTTGGAGCAcacccaacagcaacaacagcaacaacagcaacaacaacaaaagaacagaaacaacaagaaGCCCGGCTAACACAAGCTGCCAAATGCTGTGGCGACAAACTGAAACCTCAACGAAAcaggacaacaacaaggacaaagGATTATAGGTATTAAAAGTTATAAAACAACAAGATTATGGGTTTAGcaatacaaacacacaaacagttcgctgtgtgtgtgtgtgtatgtgtgtgtgtagcctACACTTGTTATGATATTGACCAAGAAGAACGACAAAAGCAGAAACAAGCACAGGCacatggcaaaaagaaaaaaaaaaaaaaacaataaaaagcaacgAATATGAAATGCTCTTTTTTGTAAGAATTTATTAGGAAAATCTTTTTTTATAAGAGCAAAAGaagaattgaaaaatatttaatcatGCTCATGATAAATAGATTTCTATtctgatttttatttaaatacatttgtattATGATCAATTCTTCATTAAACATTAACTCCTCATAAAAACCGAAGGTATTATTTAAACtaatcaatattattaaaaaaaatgtaagccTGGACTTCTTCTAAAGTCAAATATgccaattatttatataagacACTTTATTTAAGTTGAGAAAGAAAAAAGTCGAAAACTcgagagaaaaaataaaaaaaatccaagCATAAACCTTTTTTCtgattcaacaaaaaaaaaaaaaaatataaataattgaacaaGAAAAATATCCCAACTTTTGAATATGCTTATAAAGtaataaaatactttatttAAGTTAAGAAAGAAAGaccattattttattattcgaATCTTTCATAAcccttttatatatttaaatatgaactTATACAAAGTTCAAAAAAAGTCGTTTCTATACCAAAGTACTTTTGAGTTTTTTAAGATCAGAAACTTTTCTAAAacatcttttatttttgtttaaaaaataataatatctaTATACCAATTGTCAACATCGTCTGAAGCTTGTTTAGCCAATGATAAAGAGCACAAACTAGGCATAACATTCACTTGTAGCGTATTATAACAAGAAAAACATTGCCCAAAATCCTATTTGCCAACaattcccaccctcataaagGACCAAATGTAACTGTCAGGAGATGTTAGCCAGGCACATGGATAGAAGGGGGTGGACGGGCGAGGGCCTAATAACATTTCCAGCTAACATGCgtgtgttaattatttttgctcGAAACGGAAAAGGCAAAATTAGCTGAATTAGGCACATTAAATCTATTATCAGACAAGTTTATCTCGTCTTTTTGGCTTCGGGTTAAGTGTCAATTTGGGCTGACTTTGGGCTTTGTCTTGTTTACCAAAAACGGAAGTGGGGAGGATTTAGTTAGTTTGCCAAGTTATCCACAAATGAATCCATATTTAtttggctgttgttgcagcttttACAATTTGCTCGTACAAATTGAGGTTAGGTCGCACAAAGAACAGGAACTAGCTCATGaacttcaatttgcatttgcagtgttgtaaaaccaATTAGAAGTTTGCTTTTAAAGTGAGTTGGA
This window of the Drosophila virilis strain 15010-1051.87 chromosome X, Dvir_AGI_RSII-ME, whole genome shotgun sequence genome carries:
- the whe gene encoding merozoite surface protein 2; this translates as MFTAAAKRPGGGQGGPGGAQGGQQGGPQGGPQGGPQGGPQGGPQGGPPGGPSNSTSTTEAGDVSNTTEADAEASTDSTTSSE